A segment of the Carya illinoinensis cultivar Pawnee chromosome 1, C.illinoinensisPawnee_v1, whole genome shotgun sequence genome:
GTATCATTCTCATCCTCATATTACAGTTCTTCCTTCCCATGTTGGTACGTTTTGACTATTGACTTTTTTGGCTTGATTTATTTTCCCTTATACGATTCAATCTTGTCATATTCAATGTGAGTTTTTTAGacatttgaattttgttttgtaattgatATGGATAATTTCGATAGGCTTATGTGTCCTTTTATATATGTGGAAATAAAGATGATCTTTTGGTTCCATCTGCAATTATGATCAAGGTGTCAACCTCTGAGTGAGATGTGAGAAAAGGACAATAGTTGATAAAGGATGATTAGAAGAAAActattgtagatttttttttgagtaataaatttcatttaaagCACAAAAGGCGCAATGCAGGTACACAGGATGTACACAAGAGAAACACCTatctggaagaagaagaaaaaaatacataaaaatcatGAATGTTAAGCCCATTAAAGTTTCCAGCAgctgtccaaagaaagaatatTTAAAGAGAGTTTTGAGTTCCTCTTAACTTCCATTCTCGGTCCTCAAAATTTCTGTAATATTTTTtcctccaaatacaccatatGAGTCAAGTAGCGATCATCTCCTCGCACTGCTATGATCTAGTAACTTCCCCGTAACCCTTTCCCAGCACAAAAATAGTCCACAATTCTTCTGGGCATTACCCTAGACAAACTCCCTTGACCGAAGAAGGCATTCCGCAAAACATTCACAATCCTACAATGGAGTATGAGATGATCGATACTTTCAACTCCTCTTACACGTATAACACCAATCAGTCACAatgatgtttctttttcttagaTTATCTATTGTGACAATCTTTCCTAGAGTTGCTGCCTAAGCAAAAAATACAGATTTCTACGGGATCCTAGTGGCCAAATGCTTTTCGAAGGAAAGACGCCAAGAacgtttctttttttaaagtaagGTGTTTCTACAAGTGCAGTCAATTAAAGTAAGCAGTTGATTAAAGTAATGCACGCTACTAAAACAAAATATGCTTATTAGTAATAAGCAAGGCATGTAGCTGCCAGAAAGCCTGTTCATTAGACATGGCGTTGTTATGGTTGGCAACTGGAAATTAACTATTAGTTCTCTTTGTATTCTTTGCAGATGTGCGAACTCAGGCTATGTATCAACTTCTAGATTCTGGGTTTATTGGGCTGATAATTTCCTGTTTTAGTGAAGATGTAAACAAGGTATGTATGAAGTGCATGGTATTCAGGAAGTCGCCTTATAAAAttgttcatttttcatttttatttcggGTGGTTTTAGGTTGGAAGAATCCAAGTAATTGCTTTCCAATCCTCAGACGGGAAGCAGAATCATGTGTCAAGACCTTTATCTCTATCCCCTGTAAATAGAAGTTCAATTATAGATGTTGAATCATCTTTAAGTTCCTCAGAAAATGCATCAGCAAAATCCAGCTCTGCAAGGGTAGAGAGTCCTGAACAAGACACTGGTGATTCAACAACTGCCGGAGGTATTAAGGTATACATTCTTTTAAAGTTGaaattttacatatttcttGATCTGGTAAGTGATGCTTGAAATATAGCAGAAAATAtgggaaaataatagatattgCTTCCTGCTTACATTGTGCCGCGTTGGGTGAGTATTTGGAGAAAAGGGgttctttttcagttttaatctCTGCTTGCAACTAATTTTCACTTGTGTATCGTGTAGATAATTTGTAGGTTCATGAATCTCTGGGAAGTTTGCCATCAACTTTAAGGCCCCATTTGGTTTCATCAATAGTCTCAttccatttcatctcatctcaacgcacttttcaatttcatattttcaaattttcaactttttcatctaatcattacaacttttccaaacttccaaacaaaaaaaaataataataataataattaaaaaaaaaaattcaaatccaaaacaaaaataatattaaaaaaattatattctaacaatattgtaacttatttaatatttttattcaactttttctttctcttttctcaaaaccccataaaacatcttaactcaaaccatttcactactattcacaaattatctcactactatttacagatttctcatttcatctcatttgtgtaaccaaacgatgGTTTAAAACTGGGTTTTATGCCCTTGTTCAAACACCTGGTGGCCTGCTTATCCAGTGATTCCTAATGGTCTCTCACATGACTACTTTTATTCAATACTGTTTAGGGTCCATATATAATTTTGTGCTAATATATCGATGTCTatttgtacttatcaaaaaaaaaaaaaaaatggatgtcTATTTGTATGCTTAACTGATTTCAGATAGCTAGATTACCTTTTGTCTGATGGGGAAATTTGAGTGAGTATACTCGTAATATGTCAATTATATGTGGTTTTATGTAAGGATGATTTGGTTTTTACAATTGTCACTATATGCAGTGTATGATTGGCTAGGATGGTGAATGATACAATTTCTACAATTATCACCATATGAAATGTGTACTTGTGTTTGATTGGCTAGGGTGGTGGAAGATCCACGGACTTGGGAGTTCTCTTTGCGAATGCGGATGCTGATTATATAGGGAGGAAAAGGATGGGAGGAAGCTACCATGCTGATAGTTCAGAAAATGTTGTTGATATAGACCCCATGGATATGTCTGAGAGCATGCAAGAGGCTATGCACCGTTCAAATTTGGATGTGAGGTATACATGAGTATGTACTTGATCACTTggtatcttttttattttctcctatagtgataaaagaataatttttattttctcctatGTACTGGTTTTGATATCCCTCTGTCCTTTTAATTGAAATGGCAAGTTGAGCTTGGATCATTTAGGGCTTATAAAAGTtctgttgttttttttattttatttttttggcttttcaAGTATACAGTGTCTTTGCTGAGGGGCATGGTATTTCATGTTCATGTGACCTCATTACAAtctttactatttataaattcttttgttACCTTTTTTGGATGTATAGGGGGTGGTTTGGAGTTAGAGTGTGTTCTATGGATTGGTGTGTTCTGGTATCCTTATAAACCCCCACTGTATGCGTGTTTTATTTTACGCTGTGATTCTCGTGTATACTGTCTTTGTAtttctcttcttctattttaCCTTAGAAAAGAGAGGgtttttgcttttatttaatCTAGTGTGCTGGGGTTTTTTTAAGGCACCTTAAATCTTGAATTGCTTTTGTTTATTGGCAGAGGTGCAGAGCATGTCAGGAAAGAAATTCCTCTTCATATTTTGTCAACGTCATCCCTTATTGAGCTTGAGTCTCCTCTAATGTCATTTACAGACTTGCAGCATGTGCTATATGAAGAGGAGCAGGCAGCATATAACCAAGCTGTATCGCAAAATGCTAGGTGTTCAAATGATAAGCTGCAAAACTTATAATCATTTGGCTGTACTTTCTTTATGTTTTATACTGGTTCTGCTAATCCTTTCCTATTCTTTCTGATTTACTTGACTTTTACATAGGGATGGGAAAGTGCATCCTCTTACTTTCATACATCACACCTCAACTTATCAGGCTTCCATGTGCAAATTAATGGAATATTGGTCAGAATCAAATGCCTACCCCTTTTGCAATTGTTAGTGCTTGGATTATGGTTTatgctgaattttttttttctttggagtCTATTGCAGTTTAAGTCCTGCCATAAATGTTCTCATGGACCGCTTGAAAGAGAATGAGATTCAGGTATTGAACAAAACTAAATATATgcattttgtattcaataaggACGCTCTATTGATCtcattagactatatatatatatataattttaaaggaATTTGGATTGATGTGACATACCGTTTTGAGCTTGAGTCATTTTGcagtttcaaatttcaatctatATCTCCTTGCAACTCATATTTCAATTGGTGATCCTTCACTATCCATTTTATGAAAACTAGTTTGCTTGCTTCCGACTTATGCTGTAGGTGCTTGCTTGATGCATAGATGACCCATAATATGGTGGGTCACATTGTTTTCGTGCTTCAGGGCCTAAATTTAATAGTTCATTCTTCAGTTTGCATATCGCCCTGGTACTACAGTTCCTATTTCAAGCATGTTTACTAATTTACCTGGCTTTGCTTAAACAGTTAGCAAAGTTGATCAGTGAATCCAAAAGTTTAGAGGCTGAGGGTCTTAGAGCGGGTGAATCAAGTTCAGGATCTCCTCGACAAATTCCATATCATGATCTTCGAGGAAATGCTGCGTTTGGTAACAGGGACTTGTACAGTTCAGCTGAACCGATTAGCATGAGGCCAAGTGTTGCTGGTCCTGGTAGCCGGAGCAGAAAAGGGTCTCACTGAAATCTGAAAACACAGCGTCTTCTCAATGCATGTTGTgttatgtatttaaatgtagAAACCtcgaagcaaaaaaaaaaaaagttgttttaTGGAATGTGGCATTTTATATCTCCAcatatttcattcttttttgcAGTGTGCGCCCCGCCCCACCGCCCGcaccgccggggggggggggtgtgggggTGGTGGAGGAGGGCATCTGTACTGTTTATCCATACATTTAATACTAGTGATTTAAAAGGACCTGACCCCAATATCAGTCATATGGCATATTTGAGTTCGCGCCTATGCATATTATATTCATTTTGGATGTATTTATATTGTGAAAGTTAGAAATAATGCGTGTATTCTTCTGCTTCGAATGGATTTGAGATTTAGGTGTgttttagatagtgagatgagattattttaaatgaatgaataaaatattatttttctaatattattattattttgagatttgaaaaaatggaattgtttattatattgtgtgagaatttaagaaaattataataataaatatgatgagatgaaatatttttaccaTTCGGATACTTTCACTGTGCTACAATTTTATCCTCTCATTTTATTCTTTGCAGGAAACGtagtcttttcctttttatggtTACTTATACGTGCACAGAAAAACTTCAGAGAGAGTAAGAGGGGAAACTACAgaactttcttaaaaaaatttcactgGTTAAAACagccaaaaaataatatttaatacgtttcacaaaattttatttcagtAAAATATTTCATTCGATGAATctgattaatttataataactttAATATAGAAACCTATATgtatacatttatttatttatttattttttcttttggaaaacACATAGTATCATGCTCTTGAAAAACACATGCAACACACGCATGCACGCACACAGAGTAGATTGAGAGTGACAAATTTGAGGCAATAAGGTTGGTCGTGGTCATGCATGGAAACGATTCCCGAAGCGAATCAGATCAGCCCACTTCTCTTTGCTCATCTTTACAGGTTGCTCCTGCCCCTCCTTTACCCGTCTCCGAGAGAATGGAGGCCAGATCTTCTCATTTCTTCCTTTGGACAGAGGAGTCCAAAGGAAGAaagagcttaaaaaaaaaaaaatatggaatagCAGCCGCAGTAGTAGTGGGAgaagcaaagaaaagaaaaagatgaaaagatgGTCAAATGAAACCTCGAAGACTTGCTATTCCATCATAAGCTTCAAACTCTCTTTATTGAAACTCCCCAATTGGCcttcccttttcccttttcctttttttattttttctttgcatttttttatttattttatttttaactttcgaGATCGATCTTCCTCATCTCTGCATGaaggacaaaaaagaaaaggaaatgcaACAATATATTAATTTCACCTACGTATATTCTCACTTGTAAGACATTAGAATACATTTCTGACATCGAAATGATCAGACTACTTGTGATTGAGGAACGTGAGTGCATGGTAATCCTAaagagaaaaactcaaaactgttcTTCAATAATTggacctagctagctagttgtcTGTATAAATTAAAGAGCGTTTTCTTTAATTCGAATTGACAGAGGACTTTAAGTACGAATAAGGGAATATTCATAATTGAAAAGCAATAAGTATTTTTTCCAGTATATATTGACTGTCAATTTTGGTGATTCCCAAAGAACAATTGAAAGAGACTTAACCCGCCCATCGTGTATGTTGGGATAAGCTGTGTCTGGCCCTCTTCATAGGTCTTCTGTTTAGAATATTCATTACATGGTAGGGATTTCTTTGTTTTGGATTCCACATTGTCCAATAACTTAGAGCCAAATGTGacattatttttatcgttttttttttttcggttttcctctcttttttttgtgGTGGGTCTAATGTGTTAAGTTTTGCTAGCTTGTGGGGGATTTCATGCACTTGAAAGTGCCATTTAGTGAAAGGGTCCCATACTAATGTTTGGTCAAATATTGGCCTTTCTAGGGTTCATGGTTTATGATGGATTAATGCATGTATTTTGAACGAGGTTTgttagtaaaattaaataataaaatttatttatttctactaGCTtaagcttttggtacaagtactGATTTTACATAATATCAAAGCATGGGTCTTGAATTTTAATCAAGAGAGTGtgagtgttaaaatataaattaaataataaaatatacatctttccataaatttaaacttttgaaataaGTAGTACTACTGATTTTACACgaagatacttttttttttttgataagtctaCACTAAGATACTAGCAGCTAGTTACGTATGGAATAGACTAAATTATTAATTGACTTTTGCCAAATCATTCATCTTACTTCAGCTTATTTCAGATGAATTGAGCAACGGCTTTGGTGGTAATTAAAAGCTAGGCCTAGGTATAAAAATCTTGCCAAGGAAATGTAAGTACTAGTTCTCACTGAAGAGTTGCAAGCTGGATAACTAGCACAAAGATATCCTGAAACCAACCATTTTCTACAAACTATTTATGgcattttggttttggttttcattttCAAGATCAGGGACCATATAGTTAAGAGAACATGAATTTTAGGCATGCGAtcgaattatatatatttaatcaatTGCACTATTGATCAGTACTACTCACAAGGTAGGTAATTAAAGGTTATTGGTTTGACTCTTCTCCTCTTCTCCTCTTCTTTCCTTTAGTAAATTTAATTGCTTCGGAGGTTAACAATTAACAAAGGTTTTTCCCAAAAGAAAAGTTGCTCTGTTGTTTATACCTATATGTTAGGGAGCTCCGCACATTGTTTTTAGTCTAAGTTGTGACCTAGTCCTCATAAATAATACTGAGGTTTCTGAACTGCTTAACGAATACtgaactatattttattttctaaaattatctttcaaattaaCCATGTGTAATGAGCTTTACCTCCATTTTGATTCGGGTCTCTAGATCTACCTTTATTGAGTAAGTTGAGTGAGGAAGAAGTAGTCTTAGTGAATATATCCTAAAACTAGCTCCTCCAGATCGAGAGCCTTCCTCCtcgaaagagagaagaaaaagaaaggaaagaaagatgaCTTGTTCCAAGGGGGTGAAAACCATGTAAAGAAGAGCATGCACTAATGTAATGCAACTTGGTAGTGTCTACATTCATGAGGTTACTCATGTTAGAAATAGAAATCCTTAAAGAAGCTGTATAGCCAAAGACCAAAGTGTTTATTCAAAGTTCAAAATATCCTCTGGAATCGTAGCTGGAATTTTCCTTTATCTCTTTTTTACTCCTTTAGATTTTCTTGATTCCATTTATCAAGGTTGCCAGTTGAGAGCACGAAAAAGTACGTACACGGCCCTCCACTTATTCCCTTTATCTGTCACCTGAACTCGAATATAAATACCCCTCGTGTCACACATTCTATCACCAATCCCTTCTTCACCTTCTGATATAATTTCAAGTCATTACATTTTCTTGAGGTTTGTTCTTTAATGTCTTTAACTTCTTCTCTGTGTTCCCcattacttcttcttcttcttcttttcatctttcttCTCAATTTGAAGGCATATAGCTGATTCTTAAGTACTGTCCTTTCtcatcaaagaaaatgaaatcatAGTTGGGGAGCCATGCCTCATGCCTCTTGCTTCTGAGTCTTGGTTTCTTCGCATAGTTAGCAGAAGTACTAGTGGCAGTGCTCTTGGAGATGATCTAGGTGTAAATAATACGTACTGGCATGCCACATTTTATTGCAGAGCACCAAtattctcatttattttttgtttttttgttttttgtttttttcataaGCAAATGAGCAGCAATTAAAGTTAAGAGAGTTGAATTAATAACCTTTACCCTATATTTTGGTGTCATTGATATGGTGAGGTCTGGTGCTGTGATCAGGACTAGCAAGAGAGCAGCAAAATTCAAGTCTCAGTAATTTAAAAAGCCATGTCAATATGCCAGTGAATTATTCAAATTAAACCACTGAAATAATCCAGGAATTTTTGGATGCAGAAAATATGAGCCGGCCAGGAGACTGGAACTGCAGGTCATGCCAGCACCTCAACTTCCAGAGGCGTGACTCGTGCCAACGTTGCGGGGATCCTAAGTCCGGTGATAGAGGTGACTTCGGGGGATTTGGTGGGAGAGGTGGGTCTTCCTTTGGGTTCAGCACAGGCTCGGATGTCAGGCCAGGTGACTGGTACTGCACCGCCGGCAACTGTGGGGCGCACAACTTTGCTAGTCGGTCGAGCTGCTTCAAGTGTGGTGCATTTAAGGATGACTCATCTGGGGGCTACGACAGCGACATTCCCCGCTCAAGAGGTTTTGGTATTGGTAGTGGTGCTGGGGGTGCTGGCGGTGCTGGCGGTAGATCTGGTTGGAAATCTGGAGATTGGATTTGCAGCaggtgattttatttatttaattagtttccCTATCGAAACAGAGAGCGTTTCATGTACATCTCTGCTTTTTGTTTGGCTGCTCTTCTTTGACTGCTTTTAATTAACTTTAAGACACTTTAGTGTTTGAGTGCCAAAAGTTATTGCATGCATAAACCATATAGCTTCATTAATGAATGAGAAGATTAGTCATCTCAGTCTGAGTTTATAATTAACGAGAATATTTGTGATCTTTTTTTGTTGGTGGGGGGATAGGTCGGGATGCAATGAACACAACTTCGCTAGCAGAATGGAATGTTTCAGATGCAATGCCCCGAGGGACACATACTAGACATGTTACCCAATTTTGGGTGAGTATATCCTGCATTAatgtctttatatatatatgttttctttaatGTAAAAGGTTGTAGTTTCCAATACTAAAAATGGGGCAACTTGGAGACATATTCATGGGTTAGTCCAGCTTTATCCCTCGACCTCTGCCTCCTATAATGTTGCTAACATTCGTGGGCTTTTCTCTGCAGGCAGAGAGCAACCAAGCAAGAGAGACAACATCATAGATCCCTACCATTAGTTTTCGTTCATTATTTCTTTGGATTGTTATGGTTCTTATGGTGAACATGGACGTATGTGTTCGTTCACATGCAGCGCTTAATACCTCAGCATTTGCTAATTAAGCTTCCATAAATGTATTACAATGTAGTTCGGGTGCTTTCAAGTTTGAACTATCTACCATATCTTGTGTTTAAGACTTTATTTATTGTAATGGTACCTGCTTTCTTTTATAATGGAATtgattttcaatctctttttcagcACCGGTAATGACGTGCATGCAGAACTTCCATAAActctgtgtctctctctctgtgtctcacacacacacagcgAATGTTGTGATGGGACTAAGGCTATGATTAGAACACAAACTTATCTCAATTGatctcaaactaattattaatggatccacaactttttcaacttcttgtAAAAAAGTTAAGCCCATTTTAACCTACTTTGTATTAAGTATACATTTCAACTTATTAACACTTAAATACATCTCAACGAAACctataaaatactattattgaTCATCACAGCATACAAATGTAGCCTAAACTGACATCTCTTGAAGGCCCTTTAATGCAGTGGTCCAAGAAACCTTTTTTACATGAGCACTTTAAGGATTCTTTGAGCACAACCCACTGGACAATTCAAAACTTGCCACGGACCATCACTAGAACTTTAGGTTTAACACAtgcaaaagaataaataaaggccaACTTTTATGAATTGACTTTAATTTTACCGGGAGCTTAGGAAATAGTGATTGATTCCAATAGGCATCAAAGTACTGTATAAAAGAGTGCTATTAGATTCTGGATACGGACAGAATGCAATACTTTAAAAGTACATGGGGGCAAGATCGTTTTTGAAGTGGAGATATtagttttctcttctttattTGAAAGCTTCcctttttaattcatttaatatataaagaagCAAAATGTATAGATCACACAATTAATGgagaaaaacacatatttattaGACCTTAGCAGTACTACAGGAAGAATATATAGATCACATGCAGTACTGATATACGTACATATGtactcataaaaaatatacatactcATCAGAAACAATATTATTTGGGGCAGTGATGATACGTACGCAAGGCATCCAGACTCAGAAAGAATTAAGTTGCATCGTCTCTCAATCGAATGCTCTCAGAATACACTGCTTATAAAGCTAATTAAATCAATTCGTACATCCTTCTCCTAAGTGAAAGAGTGGAAGGTGAAGTTACAGTGCTAGTATTACTAGAAGAGATTGTTGTGAGAAAAGTTGGTACCATGATCTCGAGGCTGCATGCACGCACTTGATTTATACGTTGGATACAACAAATGCGTTCACTTAATATCGATTCaacttgatcatatatataaaggtATAAGCTGCGCGCTAGAATGGAATTCATGCATATGTGCATGGAAGTTCAACTGACCCAGAATCATGATTCAGGTCAGTGGCAGTAGAGTATTAATTGAGGTATATATATGCAGTAGGTAGGAGGAACGGAACACTTTTTCAAGATCATCTTCTTCATAGAGGTCTTGTTTGCGCGCGTTTTTCCTCTTTAGGGGATCTTTAGTTTATGATCATATCTCtctcattatattatatatagcaacTGATGATCATGTAAATCATGTCATATCACGTTCACAGTTTAA
Coding sequences within it:
- the LOC122283175 gene encoding TATA-binding protein-associated factor 2N — its product is MSRPGDWNCRSCQHLNFQRRDSCQRCGDPKSGDRGDFGGFGGRGGSSFGFSTGSDVRPGDWYCTAGNCGAHNFASRSSCFKCGAFKDDSSGGYDSDIPRSRGFGIGSGAGGAGGAGGRSGWKSGDWICSRSGCNEHNFASRMECFRCNAPRDTY
- the LOC122283149 gene encoding uncharacterized protein LOC122283149 isoform X2, which codes for MHNVLAPLLKHLYSKNGSVTALIWGASPQTRSDRRKDRVETNPEQLAAASAQAERMTMSTGRTTRVIGWYHSHPHITVLPSHVDVRTQAMYQLLDSGFIGLIISCFSEDVNKVGRIQVIAFQSSDGKQNHVSRPLSLSPVNRSSIIDVESSLSSSENASAKSSSARVESPEQDTGDSTTAGGIKGGGRSTDLGVLFANADADYIGRKRMGGSYHADSSENVVDIDPMDMSESMQEAMHRSNLDVRGAEHVRKEIPLHILSTSSLIELESPLMSFTDLQHVLYEEEQAAYNQAVSQNARDGKVHPLTFIHHTSTYQASMCKLMEYCLSPAINVLMDRLKENEIQLAKLISESKSLEAEGLRAGESSSGSPRQIPYHDLRGNAAFGNRDLYSSAEPISMRPSVAGPGSRSRKGSH
- the LOC122283149 gene encoding lys-63-specific deubiquitinase BRCC36-like isoform X1 — translated: MSLTCVKMSEDVWLTCLTHALSTETEEIMGLLLGDIEYSKNGSVTALIWGASPQTRSDRRKDRVETNPEQLAAASAQAERMTMSTGRTTRVIGWYHSHPHITVLPSHVDVRTQAMYQLLDSGFIGLIISCFSEDVNKVGRIQVIAFQSSDGKQNHVSRPLSLSPVNRSSIIDVESSLSSSENASAKSSSARVESPEQDTGDSTTAGGIKGGGRSTDLGVLFANADADYIGRKRMGGSYHADSSENVVDIDPMDMSESMQEAMHRSNLDVRGAEHVRKEIPLHILSTSSLIELESPLMSFTDLQHVLYEEEQAAYNQAVSQNARDGKVHPLTFIHHTSTYQASMCKLMEYCLSPAINVLMDRLKENEIQLAKLISESKSLEAEGLRAGESSSGSPRQIPYHDLRGNAAFGNRDLYSSAEPISMRPSVAGPGSRSRKGSH